The following proteins come from a genomic window of Malus sylvestris chromosome 4, drMalSylv7.2, whole genome shotgun sequence:
- the LOC126618594 gene encoding receptor-like protein 7 isoform X1: MKIPLFSWPFLIPLYYLSLSVNIFLVSGQCPGDQQSLLLQLKNSLTFDPATSKKLVKWKNGSDYCSWDGVSCKKGCVSNLDLSSEEITGGLDNSSSLFSLKSIENLNLAYNFFNHTQIPSEFKQLAGLSNLNLSNAGFAGQVPIEISHLKRLVTLDLSTFYFPGTPSLNLENPKLDVLLRNFSELVELHLDGVNISAQGTEWCQAISSSLPNLRVLSLSTCNLSGPIHISLLKLKSLSVIRIDSNNLSTQVPEFFSNFPNLTSLQIMNSGLYGAFPKNIFQVRTLQTIDLSGNPQLQGSLPEFPKNGSLRSLVLNGANFSGQMLPKSIGNLKLLSKIDIGYCNFTGSIPKSMEDLTKLVYLDLSMNKFNGSVPSFSMAKNLTLIDVSYNQLTGQINSSRWEDLTSLVNLDLRHNLLNGTIPPSVFSLPMLQKLQLSNNEFSGQLLEFGAISLLDTLDLSSNKLEGPIPKSILKFRGLKILLLSSNNFTGSFLLNDIQQLKNLSSLDLSFNSLSINYTDTNAFHSSFPNITTLKLVAGNLRRIPSFLRNQSKLSTLDLSQNQIHGEIPNWIWRLSNLVQLNLSCNSLVTLQGPLLNLTSSLSMLDLHSNQLQGQIAIFTPSAAYVDYSSNNFSSSIPPEIGDFIFYTVFFSLSSNHFHGIIPESICKAPYLQVLDLSNNSLGGTIPRCLTEISRTLAVLNLRRNRLGGSVPNRFPQHCSLKTLDLSGNQIAGLFPKSLANCTMLEVLNMGNNQIMDTFPRLLKNISSLRVLVLRSNHFYGQIGCNTTSGPWPKLQIVDIARNNFSGEIPGTCLITWSAMMADEDYAMAKINHLRFQVLQFSQVYYQDAITVTTKGLEMELVKILTVFTSIDISCNNFIGSIPEEVGELKSLYGLNLSSNAFTGTIPSSLGNLRQLESLDLSDNKLSGTIPQELVKLNFLSFLNLSNNQLEGRIPTGTQIQSFSPDSFTGNKGLCGAPLSLTCSDNNASRTDQNKVSKVDWQSIYTGVGYGVGAGVVVILLIVWEEGRNWLEDSIDKILLAILPMMGYSYKTRAEWDDEEEEDLEEESTYIMQDYSRDEIVSEDRVFRGPYCVFCSKLDMSRKRAIHDPNCTCHFSPPITSSSSSSHSFSP; the protein is encoded by the exons ATGAAAATTCCTCTGTTTTCATGGCCTTTCTTAATCCCCCTTTACTACCTTTCACTCAGCGTAAACATATTTCTTGTCTCCGGCCAATGTCCAGGGGATCAGCAATCTTTGTTGCTACAATTGAAGAACAGCCTCACATTTGACCCTGCAACATCTAAGAAACTTGTGAAGTGGAAGAATGGATCGGATTACTGCTCTTGGGATGGTGTGTCCTGCAAAAAGGGTTGTGTTTCGAATCTGGACTTGAGCAGCGAGGAAATtacaggtggacttgataatTCGAGTTCTCTTTTCAGTCTCAAGTCAATCGAGAACCTGAATTTGGCTTACAACTTCTTCAACCATACTCAGATTCCATCCGAGTTCAAGCAGCTAGCCGGTTTGAGTAATCTGAACTTGTCGAATGCTGGCTTTGCGGGGCAGGTTCCAATTGAGATTTCGCAC CTGAAAAGGTTGGTAACTCTTGATTTGTCTACCTTTTATTTCCCCGGAACTCCTTCGTTGAATCTTGAGAATCCGAAATTGGATGTGCTGCTTAGGAACTTTTCTGAGCTTGTTGAACTTCATCTTGATGGGGTGAATATATCAGCACAGGGGACTGAGTGGTGCCAAGCGATATCATCTTCATTGCCAAACTTGAGGGTGTTGAGCTTGTCCACTTGTAACCTTTCAGGCCCTATTCATATTTCATTACTGAAGCTTAAGTCGCTCTCCGTTATTCGTATTGACAGCAACAATTTGTCTACTCAAGTTCCGGAGTTCTTCTCGAATTTCCCAAATTTGACTTCCTTACAAATCATGAATTCTGGATTATATggtgcattcccaaagaatatCTTCCAGGTGCGGACACTGCAGACCATTGATTTATCCGGTAATCCGCAGCTTCAAGGTTCCTTACCAGAATTTCCGAAGAATGGCTCTCTTCGATCGCTGGTTCTCAATGGGGCAAATTTCTCAGGCCAGATGCTTCCGAAGTCTATTGGGAACCTCAAATTGCTGTCCAAAATAGATATTGGATATTGCAATTTCACTGGATCAATCCCAAAGTCCATGGAAGACCTTACAAAGTTGGTTTATTTGGACTTGTCGATGAACAAGTTCAATGGTTCAGTTCCATCTTTCAGTATGGCCAAGAATCTGACCCTAATAGATGTTTCTTACAATCAGCTAACGGGTCAGATTAATTCCTCACGCTGGGAAGACCTAACTAGTCTGGTGAATCTCGACTTGCGACACAATCTACTTAATGGGACTATTCCACCATCTGTGTTTTCTCTTCCCATGCTGCAGAAGCTACAGCTTTCTAACAATGAATTTTCTGGTCAgttgcttgaatttggtgctataTCTTTACTGGACACACTTGATTTGAGTAGCAACAAGTTGGAAGGGCCAATTCCGAAGTCTATCTTGAAATTCCGAGGGCTTAAGATTCTTTTACTATCTTCAAACAACTTCACTGGCTCTTTTCTTCTGAATGATATTCAGCAGCTAAAAAATCTTTCGAGTCTTGATCTTTCATTCAATAGCTTGTCTATTAATTACACTGACACCAATGCCTTTCATTCTTCATTTCCAAATATTACCACATTGAAGTTAGTTGCTGGCAATTTGAGAAGAATCCCAAGTTTCTTGAGAAATCAATCAAAATTAAGCACTTTGGACCTATCACAAAACCAGATTCATGGTGAGATACCCAACTGGATTTGGAGGCTCAGTAATCTTGTTCAACTAAATCTTTCTTGCAACTCTCTGGTAACCCTACAAGGTCCTTTACTCAATCTCACTTCTAGTTTGTCTATGCTTGACCTTCATTCCAACCAGCTTCAGGGACAAATCGCAATTTTTACACCATCTGCCGCTTATGTGGATTACTCAAGCAATAATTTCAGCTCTAGCATTCCGCCTGAAATTGGTGATTTCATTTTTTACACTGTGTTCTTCTCTCTTTCAAGCAATCACTTCCACGGGATCATTCCAGAATCAATCTGCAAGGCGCCATATCTTCAGGTTCTTGATTTGTCCAATAATTCTCTAGGTGGAACGATTCCCCGATGCTTGACTGAGATAAGCAGGACACTGGCAGTACTTAATCTGAGGAGAAACAGACTTGGTGGCTCTGTCCCTAATAGATTTCCACAGCATTGTAGTTTAAAAACTCTCGACCTCAGTGGAAATCAGATAGCAGGTCTATTTCCAAAATCTCTTGCCAACTGCACAATGTTAGAGGTTCTAAACATGGGAAACAATCAGATAATGGATACCTTTCCTCGCTTGTTGAAGAATATATCCTCCTTGCGTGTCCTTGTTTTGCGATCCAACCATTTTTATGGACAAATTGGATGTAACACGACCAGTGGCCCCTGGCCAAAGCTTCAAATTGTTGACATCGCTCGCAACAATTTTAGTGGTGAAATACCAGGAACATGTTTGATAACCTGGTCAGCAATGATGGCTGACGAAGATTATGCCATGGCAAAGATTAATCACCTCCGATTTCAAGTGCTGCAGTTCAGTCAGGTATATTATCAGGATGCTATAACAGTTACCACCAAAGGTCTAGAGATGGAATTGGTAAAGATCTTAACAGTCTTCACCTCGATTGACATCTCCTGCAACAATTTCATTGGATCAATACCTGAGGAAGTGGGAGAGCTCAAATCACTCTATGGCCTAAACTTGTCCAGTAATGCTTTCACAGGTACAATCCCATCATCACTGGGTAACCTACGACAGCTTGAGTCCTTGGACCTTTCAGACAACAAACTGAGCGGAACAATTCCACAAGAGCTTGTCAAACTTAATTTCCTCTCTTTCCTGAATCTCTCAAACAATCAACTGGAGGGGAGAATTCCAACTGGCACTCAGATTCAATCTTTTTCACCAGATTCGTTCACTGGCAATAAAGGATTGTGTGGGGCACCTTTGAGTCTAACATGCAGTGATAACAACGCCTCACGAACAGATCAAAACAAAGTGTCAAAAGTTGATTGGCAGTCCATATATACTGGAGTGGGTTATGGAGTGGGAGCAGGAGTTGTTGTTATCCTCCTAATCGTgtgggaagaaggaagaaactgGTTAGAGGACAGCATTGACAAAATTCTTCTGGCGATTCTTCCAATGATGGGATATTCTTACAAAACCCGTGCCGAATGGGacgatgaggaggaggaagacttGGAAGAAGAGAGCACGTATATCATGCAAGACTATAGCAGAGACGAGATTGTTTCAGAAGACAGAGTGTTTCGGGGTCCATATTGTGTGTTTTGTTCAAAACTTGATATGAGTAGGAAGAGGGCCATCCATGACCCAAACTGTACATGCCATTTCTCTCCACCTAttacatcttcttcttcctcttcgcaCTCATTTTCTCCATAG
- the LOC126618594 gene encoding receptor like protein 22-like isoform X2 yields MNSGLYGAFPKNIFQVPTLQTIDLSGNPQLQGSLPEFPKNGSLRSLVLNGANFSGQMLPNSIGNLKLLSKIDIGYCNFTGSIPKSMEDLTKLVYLDLSMNKFNGSVPSFSMAKNLTLIDVSYNQLTGQINSSRWEDLTSLVNLDLRHNLLNGTIPPSVFSLPMLQKLQLSNNEFSGQLLEFGAISLLDTLDLSSNKLEGPIPKSILKFRGLKILLLSSNNFTGSFLLNDIQQLKNLSSLDLSFNSLSINYTDTNAFHSSFPNITTLKLVAGNLRRIPSFLRNQSKLSTLDLSQNQIHGEIPNWIWRLSNLVQLNLSCNSLVTLQGPLLNLTSSLSMLDLHSNQLQGQIAIFTPSAAYVDYSSNNFSSSIPPEIGDFIFYTVFFSLSSNHFHGIIPESICKAPYLQVLDLSNNSLGGTIPRCLTEISRTLAVLNLRRNRLGGSVPNRFPQHCSLKTLDLSGNQIAGLFPKSLANCTMLEVLNMGNNQIMDTFPRLLKNISSLRVLVLRSNHFYGQIGCNTTSGPWPKLQIVDIARNNFSGEIPGTCLITWSAMMADEDYAMAKINHLRFQVLQFSQVYYQDAITVTTKGLEMELVKILTVFTSIDISCNNFIGSIPEEVGELKSLYGLNLSSNAFTGTIPSSLGNLRQLESLDLSDNKLSGTIPQELVKLNFLSFLNLSNNQLEGRIPTGTQIQSFSPDSFTGNKGLCGAPLSLTCSDNNASRTDQNKVSKVDWQSIYTGVGYGVGAGVVVILLIVWEEGRNWLEDSIDKILLAILPMMGYSYKTRAEWDDEEEEDLEEESTYIMQDYSRDEIVSEDRVFRGPYCVFCSKLDMSRKRAIHDPNCTCHFSPPITSSSSSSHSFSP; encoded by the exons ATGAATTCTGGATTATATggtgcattcccaaagaatatCTTCCAGGTGCCGACACTGCAGACCATTGATTTATCTGGTAATCCGCAGCTTCAAGGTTCCTTACCAGAATTTCCGAAGAATGGCTCTCTTCGATCGCTGGTTCTCAATGGGGCAAATTTCTCAGGCCAGATGCTTCCGAACTCTATTGGGAAC CTCAAATTGCTGTCCAAAATAGATATTGGATATTGCAATTTCACTGGATCAATCCCAAAGTCCATGGAAGACCTTACAAAGTTGGTTTATTTGGACTTGTCGATGAACAAGTTCAATGGTTCAGTTCCATCTTTCAGTATGGCCAAGAATCTGACCCTAATAGATGTTTCTTACAATCAGCTAACGGGTCAGATTAATTCCTCACGCTGGGAAGACCTAACTAGTCTGGTGAATCTCGACTTGCGACACAATCTACTTAATGGGACTATTCCACCATCTGTGTTTTCTCTTCCCATGCTGCAGAAGCTACAGCTTTCTAACAATGAATTTTCTGGTCAgttgcttgaatttggtgctataTCTTTACTGGACACACTTGATTTGAGTAGCAACAAGTTGGAAGGGCCAATTCCGAAGTCTATCTTGAAATTCCGAGGGCTTAAGATTCTTTTACTATCTTCAAACAACTTCACTGGCTCTTTTCTTCTGAATGATATTCAGCAGCTAAAAAATCTTTCGAGTCTTGATCTTTCATTCAATAGCTTGTCTATTAATTACACTGACACCAATGCCTTTCATTCTTCATTTCCAAATATTACCACATTGAAGTTAGTTGCTGGCAATTTGAGAAGAATCCCAAGTTTCTTGAGAAATCAATCAAAATTAAGCACTTTGGACCTATCACAAAACCAGATTCATGGTGAGATACCCAACTGGATTTGGAGGCTCAGTAATCTTGTTCAACTAAATCTTTCTTGCAACTCTCTGGTAACCCTACAAGGTCCTTTACTCAATCTCACTTCTAGTTTGTCTATGCTTGACCTTCATTCCAACCAGCTTCAGGGACAAATCGCAATTTTTACACCATCTGCCGCTTATGTGGATTACTCAAGCAATAATTTCAGCTCTAGCATTCCGCCTGAAATTGGTGATTTCATTTTTTACACTGTGTTCTTCTCTCTTTCAAGCAATCACTTCCACGGGATCATTCCAGAATCAATCTGCAAGGCGCCATATCTTCAGGTTCTTGATTTGTCCAATAATTCTCTAGGTGGAACGATTCCCCGATGCTTGACTGAGATAAGCAGGACACTGGCAGTACTTAATCTGAGGAGAAACAGACTTGGTGGCTCTGTCCCTAATAGATTTCCACAGCATTGTAGTTTAAAAACTCTCGACCTCAGTGGAAATCAGATAGCAGGTCTATTTCCAAAATCTCTTGCCAACTGCACAATGTTAGAGGTTCTAAACATGGGAAACAATCAGATAATGGATACCTTTCCTCGCTTGTTGAAGAATATATCCTCCTTGCGTGTCCTTGTTTTGCGATCCAACCATTTTTATGGACAAATTGGATGTAACACGACCAGTGGCCCCTGGCCAAAGCTTCAAATTGTTGACATCGCTCGCAACAATTTTAGTGGTGAAATACCAGGAACATGTTTGATAACCTGGTCAGCAATGATGGCTGACGAAGATTATGCCATGGCAAAGATTAATCACCTCCGATTTCAAGTGCTGCAGTTCAGTCAGGTATATTATCAGGATGCTATAACAGTTACCACCAAAGGTCTAGAGATGGAATTGGTAAAGATCTTAACAGTCTTCACCTCGATTGACATCTCCTGCAACAATTTCATTGGATCAATACCTGAGGAAGTGGGAGAGCTCAAATCACTCTATGGCCTAAACTTGTCCAGTAATGCTTTCACAGGTACAATCCCATCATCACTGGGTAACCTACGACAGCTTGAGTCCTTGGACCTTTCAGACAACAAACTGAGCGGAACAATTCCACAAGAGCTTGTCAAACTTAATTTCCTCTCTTTCCTGAATCTCTCAAACAATCAACTGGAGGGGAGAATTCCAACTGGCACTCAGATTCAATCTTTTTCACCAGATTCGTTCACTGGCAATAAAGGATTGTGTGGGGCACCTTTGAGTCTAACATGCAGTGATAACAACGCCTCACGAACAGATCAAAACAAAGTGTCAAAAGTTGATTGGCAGTCCATATATACTGGAGTGGGTTATGGAGTGGGAGCAGGAGTTGTTGTTATCCTCCTAATCGTgtgggaagaaggaagaaactgGTTAGAGGACAGCATTGACAAAATTCTTCTGGCGATTCTTCCAATGATGGGATATTCTTACAAAACCCGTGCCGAATGGGacgatgaggaggaggaagacttGGAAGAAGAGAGCACGTATATCATGCAAGACTATAGCAGAGACGAGATTGTTTCAGAAGACAGAGTGTTTCGGGGTCCATATTGTGTGTTTTGTTCAAAACTTGATATGAGTAGGAAGAGGGCCATCCATGACCCAAACTGTACATGCCATTTCTCTCCACCTAttacatcttcttcttcctcttcgcaCTCATTTTCTCCATAG
- the LOC126617986 gene encoding transcription factor LAX PANICLE 1-like yields MDYLTATDSNSNNFANSFSVTKNNRGGGKNKSNGVRLSTDPQSVAARERRHRISDRFKILQSLVPGGTKLDTVSMLEEAIHYVKFLKTQIWLHQTMINFAEDYHDPSSSSSPPSMLMDIPAHDHDLHPIGCLDHDLLPTGCFDHLSHQLHQQTHDLYAHGDVISTDASVQPPSPPAVNIPIMPEYNCFQRSRNNW; encoded by the coding sequence ATGGACTACCTCACTGCCACTGACTCTAACTCAAATAATTTCGCCAACTCTTTTTCCGTGACAAAAAACAATCGTGGTGGTGGGAAGAACAAAAGTAATGGAGTGAGGCTGTCCACTGACCCACAGAGCGTGGCGGCTAGGGAGAGGAGGCACAGGATCAGCGACCGCTTCAAGATCTTGCAGAGCTTGGTTCCTGGCGGGACGAAGCTGGACACGGTGTCCATGCTGGAGGAGGCTATCCACTATGTGAAGTTCCTCAAGACTCAGATATGGCTTCACCAGACCATGATCAACTTTGCGGAGGATTACCATGATCCTTCGTCGTCATCATCACCACCGTCCATGTTGATGGATATTCCAGCTCATGATCATGATCTTCATCCAATTGGGTGTCTTGATCATGATCTTCTTCCAACTGGGTGCTTTGATCATCTTTCTCACCAGCTTCATCAGCAGACTCATGATTTGTACGCTCACGGCGATGTCATTAGTACTGATGCTTCAGTGCAACCACCGTCACCACCAGCAGTtaatattccaataatgccCGAGTACAATTGCTTCCAAAGGTCAAGGAACAATTGGTAA
- the LOC126618611 gene encoding putative receptor like protein 25, with protein MMADEDDAMAKINHLRFQVLQFSQVYYQDAITVTTKGLEMELVKILTVFTSIDFSCNKFNGSIPEEVGDLKSLYGLNLSSNVFTGTIPSSLGNLRQLESLDLSDNKLSGEIPQELVKLNFLSFLNLSNNQLNGKIPTGTQIQSFAPDSFAGNKGLWGPPLTVDITSRLPPPLEKGHSNAQPEIDFDLISTEIGCIFGFGAVIGPLLFCKRWRKWYYKTVESIFFKVFPQLEERIGPHRRHVHITQRPRR; from the coding sequence ATGATGGCTGACGAAGATGATGCCATGGCAAAGATTAATCACCTCCGATTTCAAGTTCTGCAGTTCAGTCAGGTATATTATCAGGATGCTATAACAGTCACCACCAAAGGTCTAGAGATGGAATTGGTAAAGATCTTAACAGTCTTCACCTCGATTGACTTCTCCTGCAACAAATTCAATGGATCAATACCTGAGGAAGTGGGAGACCTCAAATCACTCTATGGCCTAAACTTGTCTAGTAATGTTTTCACAGGTACAATCCCATCATCACTGGGTAACCTACGACAGCTTGAGTCCTTGGACCTTTCAGACAACAAATTGAGCGGAGAAATTCCCCAAGAGCTTGTCAAACTTAATTTCCTCTCGTTCCTGAATCTCTCAAACAATCAACTGAATGGGAAGATTCCAACTGGCACTCAGATTCAATCTTTTGCACCAGATTCTTTCGCTGGCAATAAAGGATTGTGGGGGCCTCCTTTGACAGTTGATATCACCTCACGATTGCCACCACCACTAGAAAAAGGTCATTCTAATGCTCAACCTGAGATTGATTTTGATCTTATAAGTACTGAGATTGGATGTATCTTCGGCTTTGGAGCTGTCATCGGGCCACTCTTGTTCTGCAAGAGATGGCGGAAATGGTATTACAAAACTGTGGAGAGCATCTTCTTTAAAGTATTTCCTCAACTTGAAGAAAGAATCGGTCCTCACCGAAGACATGTTCACATAACTCAAAGGCCGAGACGTTGA
- the LOC126618594 gene encoding receptor-like protein 6 isoform X3 has translation MNSGLYGAFPKNIFQVPTLQTIDLSGNPQLQGSLPEFPKNGSLRSLVLNGANFSGQMLPNSIGNLKLLSKIDIGNCNFTGSIPKSMEDLTKLVYLDLSMNKFNGSVPSFSMAKNLTLIDVSYNQLTGQINSSRWEDLTSLVNLDLRHNLLNGTIPSSVFSLPMLQKLQLSNNEFSGQLPEFGATSVLDTLDLSSNKLEGPIPKSILKFRGLKILLLSSNNFNGYFLLNHIQQLKNLSSLDLSFNSLSINYTDTNSSHSSFPNITTLKLVAGNLRRIPSFLRNQSKLSTLDLSKNQIHGEIPNWIWRLSNLVQLNLSCNSLVTLQGPLLNLTSSLSMLDLHSNQLQGQIPIFPPSAAYVDYSSNNFSSSIPADIGDFLMYTMFFSLSSNKFQGSIPDSVCKASYLQVLDLSNNSLGGTIPRCLTEISRTLAVLNLRRNRLGGSVPNRFPQHCSLKTLDLSGNQIAGLFPKSLANCTMLEVLNMGNNQIMDTFPRLLKNISSLRVLVLRSNHFYGQIGCNTTSGPWPKLQIVDIARNNFSGEIPGTCLITWSAMMADEDYAMAKINHLRFQVLQFSQVYYQDAITVTTKGLEMELVKILTVFTSIDISCNNFIGSIPEEVGELKSLYGLNLSSNAFTGTIPSSLGNLRQLESLDLSDNKLSGTIPQELVKLNFLSFLNLSNNQLEGRIPTGTQIQSFSPDSFTGNKGLCGAPLSLTCSDNNASRTDQNKVSKVDWQSIYTGVGYGVGAGVVVILLIVWEEGRNWLEDSIDKILLAILPMMGYSYKTRAEWDDEEEEDLEEESTYIMQDYSRDEIVSEDRVFRGPYCVFCSKLDMSRKRAIHDPNCTCHFSPPITSSSSSSHSFSP, from the exons ATGAATTCTGGATTATATggtgcattcccaaagaatatCTTCCAGGTGCCGACACTGCAGACCATTGATTTATCTGGTAATCCGCAGCTTCAAGGTTCCTTACCAGAATTTCCGAAGAATGGCTCTCTTCGATCGCTGGTTCTCAATGGGGCAAATTTCTCAGGCCAGATGCTTCCGAACTCTATTGGGAACCTCAAATTGCTGTCAAAAATAGATATTGGAAATTGCAATTTCACTGGATCAATCCCAAAGTCAATGGAAGACCTTACAAAGTTGGTTTATTTGGACTTGTCGATGAACAAGTTCAATGGTTCAGTTCCATCTTTCAGTATGGCCAAGAATCTGACCCTAATAGATGTTTCTTACAATCAGCTAACGGGTCAGATTAATTCCTCACGCTGGGAAGACCTAACTAGTCTGGTGAATCTCGACTTGCGACACAATCTACTTAATGGGACTATTCCATCATCTGTGTTTTCTCTTCCCATGCTGCAGAAGCTACAGCTTTCTAACAATGAATTTTCTGGTCAGTTACCTGAATTTGGTGCTACATCTGTACTGGACACACTTGATTTGAGTAGCAACAAGTTGGAAGGGCCAATTCCCAAGTCTATCTTGAAATTCCGAGGGCTTAAGATTCTTTTACTATCTTCAAACAACTTCAATGGCTATTTTCTTCTGAATCATATTCAGCAGCTAAAAAATCTTTCGAGTCTTGATCTTTCATTCAATAGCTTGTCTATTAATTACACTGACACCAATTCCTCTCATTCTTCATTTCCAAATATTACCACATTGAAGTTAGTTGCTGGCAATTTGAGAAGAATCCCAAGTTTCTTGAGAAATCAATCAAAATTAAGCACTTTGGACCTATCAAAAAACCAGATTCATGGTGAGATACCCAACTGGATTTGGAGGCTCAGTAATCTTGTTCAACTAAATCTTTCTTGCAACTCTCTGGTAACTCTACAAGGTCCTTTACTCAATCTCACTTCTAGTTTGTCTATGCTTGACCTTCATTCCAACCAGCTTCAGGGACAAATCCCAATTTTTCCACCATCTGCTGCTTATGTGGATTACTCAAGCAATAATTTCAGCTCTAGCATACCGGCAGACATTGGTGATTTCCTTATGTACAcaatgttcttctctctttcaAGCAATAAGTTCCAAGGCAGCATTCCAGACTCAGTGTGCAAGGCATCATATCTTCAG GTTCTTGATTTGTCCAATAATTCTCTAGGTGGAACGATTCCCCGATGCTTGACTGAGATAAGCAGGACACTGGCAGTACTTAATCTGAGGAGAAACAGACTTGGTGGCTCTGTCCCTAATAGATTTCCACAGCATTGTAGTTTAAAAACTCTCGACCTCAGTGGAAATCAGATAGCAGGTCTATTTCCAAAATCTCTTGCCAACTGCACAATGTTAGAGGTTCTAAACATGGGAAACAATCAGATAATGGATACCTTTCCTCGCTTGTTGAAGAATATATCCTCCTTGCGTGTCCTTGTTTTGCGATCCAACCATTTTTATGGACAAATTGGATGTAACACGACCAGTGGCCCCTGGCCAAAGCTTCAAATTGTTGACATCGCTCGCAACAATTTTAGTGGTGAAATACCAGGAACATGTTTGATAACCTGGTCAGCAATGATGGCTGACGAAGATTATGCCATGGCAAAGATTAATCACCTCCGATTTCAAGTGCTGCAGTTCAGTCAGGTATATTATCAGGATGCTATAACAGTTACCACCAAAGGTCTAGAGATGGAATTGGTAAAGATCTTAACAGTCTTCACCTCGATTGACATCTCCTGCAACAATTTCATTGGATCAATACCTGAGGAAGTGGGAGAGCTCAAATCACTCTATGGCCTAAACTTGTCCAGTAATGCTTTCACAGGTACAATCCCATCATCACTGGGTAACCTACGACAGCTTGAGTCCTTGGACCTTTCAGACAACAAACTGAGCGGAACAATTCCACAAGAGCTTGTCAAACTTAATTTCCTCTCTTTCCTGAATCTCTCAAACAATCAACTGGAGGGGAGAATTCCAACTGGCACTCAGATTCAATCTTTTTCACCAGATTCGTTCACTGGCAATAAAGGATTGTGTGGGGCACCTTTGAGTCTAACATGCAGTGATAACAACGCCTCACGAACAGATCAAAACAAAGTGTCAAAAGTTGATTGGCAGTCCATATATACTGGAGTGGGTTATGGAGTGGGAGCAGGAGTTGTTGTTATCCTCCTAATCGTgtgggaagaaggaagaaactgGTTAGAGGACAGCATTGACAAAATTCTTCTGGCGATTCTTCCAATGATGGGATATTCTTACAAAACCCGTGCCGAATGGGacgatgaggaggaggaagacttGGAAGAAGAGAGCACGTATATCATGCAAGACTATAGCAGAGACGAGATTGTTTCAGAAGACAGAGTGTTTCGGGGTCCATATTGTGTGTTTTGTTCAAAACTTGATATGAGTAGGAAGAGGGCCATCCATGACCCAAACTGTACATGCCATTTCTCTCCACCTAttacatcttcttcttcctcttcgcaCTCATTTTCTCCATAG